One window from the genome of Dermacentor silvarum isolate Dsil-2018 chromosome 5, BIME_Dsil_1.4, whole genome shotgun sequence encodes:
- the LOC119453459 gene encoding BTB/POZ domain-containing protein 6-B-like, translating into MPDYCTFCGSYSNRSLQCRGKSCREVSTQTDESSSEFSLSKSLESGDLADVEFSVECSHFPGQRATFKAHKMILALQSDVFRAMFYGDFAKEDRIVITDLHPEGVRGLLRYFYSGRLDVENVHQAACTRTAASKYLVTKLEQRCITFVHCHTRLDDVCPLLDYVLTMGEEDLRAPAGDLIRKDSAGVLSSSKFRSSTEDTVKYVLQQVTNVSEASVLNAVYAWAYQQCPKQSSGIGNALRAVMLPLLPELRFLALTATQFVEGPNTWGIFTDAEARAILSNIIKAGSVPMPKGFCEIREPRVLKRHCKNERLPVRPSVESAVRVGGIVLGHNLITSRRLCGETSRPFI; encoded by the exons ATGCCGG ACTACTGCACTTTTTGCGGATCCTACAGTAATCGGAGCCTTCAATGCCGTGGAAAGTCCTGCCGAGAAGtttcaacgcagactgatgaaAGTAGTTCAGAG TTCTCGTTATCGAAGTCTCTCGAGTCCGGCGACCTTGCTGATGTGGAGTTCTCTGTTGAGTGCTCGCATTTCCCAGGCCAGCGTGCAACCTTCAAGGCGCATAAGATGATCCTGGCTTTGCAGAGCGACGTGTTTAGGGCCATGTTTTATGGCGACTTCGCCAAGGAGGACCGCATAGTCATCACTGACCTGCACCCAGAGGGCGTCCGTGGCCTCTTGAG GTACTTCTATAGTGGCCGCCTGGATGTGGAAAACGTGCACCAGGCTGCTTGCACCCGCACCGCTGCTTCCAAGTACCTCGTCACGAAGCTGGAGCAGAGATGCATCACCTTCGTGCACTGCCACACGAGGTTGGACGACGTGTGTCCTCTCCTGGACTACGTTCTGACCATGGGCGAAGAAGACCTACGCGCTCCCGCCGGTGACCTCATCCGCAAGGACAGTGCCGGCGTGCTTTCCTCTTCAAAGTTCAGGTCCTCCACCGAGGACACCGTGAAGTACGTGCTCCAACAAGTCACCAATGTATCGGAGGCATCGGTGCTAAATGCCGTCTACGCCTGGGCATATCAGCAGTGCCCCAAGCAATCCTCGGGTATCGGAAATGCTCTTCGGGCAGTCATGCTGCCACTGTTGCCTGAACTGCGGTTCCTCGCGCTGACCGCGACGCAGTTCGTAGAAGGTCCGAACACGTGGGGAATCTTTACCGACGCAGAAGCACGGGCCATTCTTAGCAATATCATCAAAGCAGGCTCGGTGCCTATGCCAAAGGGATTCTGCGAGATCCGTGAGCCCCGTGTGCTGAAACGCCATTGCAAAAACGAGCGTCTTCCAGTGCGTCCCAGTGTGGAAAGTGCTGTTCGTGTAGGAGGCATCGTATTGGGACATAATTTAATAACATCACGCCGGTTATGCGGGGAAACCAGTCGTCCGTTTATTTGA